From Tiliqua scincoides isolate rTilSci1 chromosome 2, rTilSci1.hap2, whole genome shotgun sequence, the proteins below share one genomic window:
- the TMCC1 gene encoding transmembrane and coiled-coil domains protein 1 isoform X3, protein MMEGGKEDLDSQESEGEIERLDVSSLAQTTSAVASSTDCSINTDSVDGTPDPQRTKVAITHLQQKILKLTEQIKIEQTARDDNVAEYLKLANNADKQQSARIKQVFEKKNQKSAQTILQLQKKLEHYHRKLREIEQNGIPRQPKDVLRDMHQGLKDVGAKVTGFSEGVVDSVKGGLSSFSQATHSAAGAVVSKPREIASLIRNKFGSADNIANLKDSLEEGQEDGTGGKALGVHNFQSSPKYGSEEDCSSATSGSVGANSTTGIPIGAPSSKTNTMEMPSSGFDAILHEIQEIRENQARLDETFENLKVHYQRDYTLIMQALQEERYRCERLEEQLNDLTELHQNEILNLKQELASMEEKIAYQSYERARDIQEALEACQTRISKMELQQQQQQVVQLEGLENATARNLLGKLINILLAVMAVLLVFVSTVANCVVPLMKTRSRTFSTLFIVVFIAFLCKHWDAITGYLERLFSPPR, encoded by the exons ATTGAGCGGTTAGATGTGAGCAGCCTTGCACAAACAACTAGTGCAGTGGCTTCAAGCAcagactgcagcatcaacacagactCTGTTGATGGGACCCCAGATCCTCAGCGCACAAAAGTGGCCATCACCCACCTGCAGCAGAAGATACTGAAGCTGACAGAGCAAATTAAAATAGAGCAAACAGCTCGGGATGACAACGTGGCAGAGTACCTGAAATTGGCCAACAATGCTGACAAGCAGCAGAGTGCCCGCATCAAACAGGTGTTTGAGAAGAAGAACCAGAAATCAGCCCAGACAATCCTCCAGTTGCAGAAAAAGCTAGAGCACTACCATCGGAAGCTGCGAGAAATTGAGCAGAATGGCATCCCTCGGCAGCCAAAAGATGTTTTGAGGGATATGCACCAGGGGTTAAAAGATGTGGGGGCAAAGGTCACTGGCTTCAGTGAAGGAGTAGTGGACAGTGTTAAGGGTGGGCTTTCCAGTTTCTCCCAGGCGACACATTCAGCAGCAGGCGCTGTTGTTTCCAAACCGCGGGAAATTGCCTCACTCATTAGGAACAAGTTTGGGAGTGCAGACAATATTGCTAATTTGAAGGactccttggaagaaggtcaAGAAGATGGGACTGGGGGAAAGGCTTTAGGTGTGCATAACTTTCAGTCAAGTCCAAAATATGGCAGTGAAGAAGATTGTTCCAGTGCCACATCGGGCTCTGTGGGGGCTAACAGCACCACAGGAATCCCCATCGGAGCACCAAGCTCCAAAACAAACACTATGGAAATGCCAAGCTCAGGGTTTGATGCAATACTGCATGAGATTCAAGAGATCAGAGAGAACCAAGCAAGACTGGATGAAACTTTTGAGAACCTTAAAGTTCACTACCAGAGGGATTATACCTTGATCATGCAGGCTTTGCAAGAAGAGAGATACCG ATGCGAGCGGCTAGAAGAGCAGCTGAATGACCTGACTGAGCTCCACCAGAATGAGATCCTCAATTTAAAGCAGGAACTGGCCAGCATGGAGGAAAAAATAGCTTATCAGTCCTATGAACGAGCCAGAGACATTCAG GAAGCACTAGAAGCATGTCAGACCAGAATCTCAAAGATGGAactccagcaacagcagcagcaagttgTCCAGTTGGAGGGCCTGGAGAATGCCACTGCCAGAAACCTTCTGGGCAAATTGATCAACATCCTCTTGGCTGTCATGGCTGTTCTGTTGGTCTTTGTCTCCACAGTGGCCAACTGTGTTGTCCCTCTCATGAAAACTCGCAGCAGGACGTTCAGCACTTTATTTATAGTGGTCTTCATTGCCTTCTTGTGCAAGCACTGGGATGCCATAACTGGCTACTTGGAACGGCTCTTTTCACCACCTAGATGA